CTAATTTTAAAACTTTACAAAGAATAAATTAAGTTGTCAAAACTAATACTAGAGGGTGTGTATCAAGATATATATCAATATTTTACTAAAGGTGGCTGAGTTTCATGGGTTTAAGCATCGGAAAAAGTGTTTTCCGGAAAGAATCACTTGAAAAAGTAACGGGCACAGCTAAATATACAGATGATTATTCAATTAAAAATATGTTGCATATAAAGCTGGTGATAAGTCCCTATGCACATGCTAAAATCATAAACATCGATTCCACAAAGGCGTTGGAAATACCCGGAGTACGGGGAATTATTGTAGGTCAGCCCTTTCCACTTACAGGGGAAGAGATTAAAGATCGACCTCCAATTGCCTACGATAAAGTAAGGTATCATGGGGAGCCGGTAGCTGCTGTAGTAGCGGATACTGCCCTTCAGGCAAAACGAGCCGCTGAACTGATAGAAGTTGCATATGAACCATTGCCGGTTGTGAATTCTCCAAAGGATGCCCTCCTTCCAAATGCTACACTAGTTCATGAAAATTTGGCTGTATACGAAAAAATAGAACATGTTTATCCCGAGGCCAATACCAACATTGCAGATCGTACGAAAATTCGAAAGGGATCTATGGAAGAAGGCTGGAAAATTAGCGACGTAACTATAGAGGCTGATTTTTCCTTTTCTCAATCTGACCATATAGCTATGGAAACAAGATGTGTTATCGCAGAAATCCGTCCAGATGGTTATGTTGTCTTTACGTCTGCTACTCAGTCTCCATATATGATAAAAAAACTAATGAAGGATTATTTTCAACTTGAGGAAGGAAAGATCATAGTCAACACCCCCTTAGTTGGCGGAGCATACGGTGGAAAAGTTCCCCTTCAGTTGGAATTGATAGCATATATGGTATCAGCTGCTGTTGGAGGCAGGCCAGTAAAGCTGCTAAACACACGGGAAGAAGACATGATTACATCTCCAGTACATATTGGCCTAAATGCCCACATTAAACTGGGAGCAACAAAAGATGGACAATTAACTGCAGCAGAAATTCTATATGTCTTTGACACAGGTGCATATTCCGACAAAGGTGCAACAATAAGCAGAGCTGCGGCAGTCACTTCTACAGGCCCTTATCATATTGATCATTTAAAGTGCGATTCTCTATGTGTTTATACCAATCACCCATATGTAACTGCCTACAGAGGATTTGGACATTCAGAGCTCCTATTTGTTTTTGAAAGAGCAATGGACATGTTGGCTAAAAAACTTAAAATGGACCCCATGGAACTACGGATGAAAAATGCAATTTTACCAGGACATACTACCCCAACACAAATTCGGCTTAATGAAAGTACAGTTGGCAATTTACCTAATTGTATCGGGACTTTGAAGCACCTGATGCAGTGGAACGAAGGGCAAGTAATTCAACTAAATGATGGAAAAGTTCGTGCAAAAGGAATTAGTTGTATTTGGAAAACTTCAACAATTGATAGTGAAGCTGGTTCTGGAATTATTTTAGTTTTCAATGGAGATGGTAGCGTAAATATCGAATCTGGAGTTGTGGAGATAGGAATGGGCACAAAAACGGTACTTGCCCAGTTACTAGCAGAAAAGCTAAAAATAGATATCAATAAAATACATGTCAAAATGGAAGTAGATACACAAACAATACCCGAACATTGGAAAACTGTGGCTAGTAGAGGTACGCTGATGGCTGGTAGAGCACTCCTGAAGGCAGCTGATGACGTAATTGTACAATTAAAAGATATTGCTTCCCGAGTGCTAATGTGTTCACCAGATGACCTCGAAGTAGAAAATGAAATGGTTTATGTGAGAGATGAACCTGATATTTTTATAAAAATAAAAGATATTTGTCATGGATATAAGTATCCACATGGATATTCAATTGGCGCTCAGGTAATTGGACGAGGCCAATATACATTAAGACACTTAACACATCTTGATCACGAAACTGGTATAGGGCGCCCTGGTCCTGAGTACACAGTCGGTGCTCAAGGCGTTGAAATAGAGTTTGATACGAGGGATTATACTTATAAAATACTGAAAGCCTACTCTGTTATTGATGCGGGCAAGGTACTGAATATGAAATTAGCGGAAGGCCAAGTGATGGGCGCCATGGAGATGGGTTTAAATTTCGGAAGCAGTGAAACCTTCATATTTGATGAGGGTGGAAAAGTACTTAATCCCCGTCTTCGTACCTACACCCCTTTCAGGTATGGTGATCATCCAGAATATATTGTTAGCTTTGTTGAAACGCCTCATATTGATAGTGCCTATGGAGCCCGTGGGCTCGGAGAGCATGGATTAATCGGTATGCCGGCAGCATTAGCAAATGCCTTATCAGTAGCTTCAGAAGTAGAGTTAAATAAACTCCCTCTTACACCTGAATCGATTTGGATGCAAAAGAGAGGAATGAATGAAAATTGATTACATATGATTTCGAGTATTATAAACCATCGTCAATAGGCGAAGCAACATTATTGTTTCAATCTTTGGATCAACAAGGCAAGGAGCCAATCTATTTTTCTGGAGGTACAGAAATCATTACTTTAGGAAGAGTCAATAGAATTAATACAGGTGCTGTCATTGATATTAAAGGAATTCCTGAATGTCTTGCACTAAATAAAGAGGCAGGTAAAATTACTTTTGGAGCAGCACAAACACTAACTAAGATTCGGGAAATACAATATTTCCCCTTTTTAAGTAAAGCAATAGTAGAAATTGCTGACCATACGGCTAGAAATAAAATAACGTTAGGCGGAAATATGTGTGCAAACATTATATATAGAGAAACAGTTTTACCTCTTTTATTATCAGATAGTCAAATCGTAATCGCTAGTCCAACTGGTTTAAAACAAGTGTCAATAAACGAGATGTTTGATCAAACACTAAAATTGCAAAGAGGTGAACTACTGGTTCAAGTCATCACAGATGAGAAAGAGATGGGATTACCTTCTCTATGTATCAAAAAACGAAAACATTGGGATGTAGGTTATCCTCTAATAACAGTTGCGGCTTTGAAAAAAAATGAACATATCAAATTCGCCTTTAGCGGTTTATGTTCTTATCCCTTCCGTAATGAAAATATGGAAAAAAGCCTAAATAATCAAGAACTATCTAATGAAGCAAAAATCGAAAAAGCAATGCAACATATCCCAGCACCTGTTTTGAATGATGTTCAAGGTTCTGAAAATTATCGAAGGTTTGTGTTGAAAAACACACTACTAGATATGCTGGATACTATAGGAGGAGCAGAAAATGTATAAATCAGAAATTACTTTGAATGTAAATGGTGAAGAGCGTTCAGTATATGTACGTCACGCCGATACATTATTGCATGTTCTCCGTGAGGAGTTAGGTTTAACAGGAGCGAAACCTGGTTGTTTAAATGGTGATTGTGGTGCCTGCACTATTGATGTAGATGGTGAAGCGATGAAGTCCTGCTTGATGCTTGCTATAGAGGCTGTTGGAAAAAAAATCACTACAGTGGAAGGGCTTCAAAATGTACCTATTAAAACGGCGTTTATTAAAAAATTTGCCTTCCAATGTGGCTATTGCACCCCTGGGTTTATTATGAATTCTCACTCGCTAATTAAAAAATATCCTAACGCAGATGATGCACAAATTAAGGATTGCTTAGAGTCGAATATTTGTCGTTGTACTGGATATAAAGAAATTGAAGAAGCTGTAAAATCGGTATTATCTAATGACTCCATAGAGTAAAGACTTTATCATTTAATACTTCTTTGCAGAAGGAAACATTGGCAAGGCACCTATTAGAAATACCTTAGGTGCCTCTTGTATTATGACTGATTTTGTAATTGTAGCACCTGCTCTAGCTGTTGAAGGGCCTGCTGCAGTTGTTGGTGA
The sequence above is drawn from the Clostridium formicaceticum genome and encodes:
- a CDS encoding (2Fe-2S)-binding protein; this translates as MYKSEITLNVNGEERSVYVRHADTLLHVLREELGLTGAKPGCLNGDCGACTIDVDGEAMKSCLMLAIEAVGKKITTVEGLQNVPIKTAFIKKFAFQCGYCTPGFIMNSHSLIKKYPNADDAQIKDCLESNICRCTGYKEIEEAVKSVLSNDSIE
- a CDS encoding FAD binding domain-containing protein — its product is MITYDFEYYKPSSIGEATLLFQSLDQQGKEPIYFSGGTEIITLGRVNRINTGAVIDIKGIPECLALNKEAGKITFGAAQTLTKIREIQYFPFLSKAIVEIADHTARNKITLGGNMCANIIYRETVLPLLLSDSQIVIASPTGLKQVSINEMFDQTLKLQRGELLVQVITDEKEMGLPSLCIKKRKHWDVGYPLITVAALKKNEHIKFAFSGLCSYPFRNENMEKSLNNQELSNEAKIEKAMQHIPAPVLNDVQGSENYRRFVLKNTLLDMLDTIGGAENV
- a CDS encoding xanthine dehydrogenase family protein molybdopterin-binding subunit — translated: MGLSIGKSVFRKESLEKVTGTAKYTDDYSIKNMLHIKLVISPYAHAKIINIDSTKALEIPGVRGIIVGQPFPLTGEEIKDRPPIAYDKVRYHGEPVAAVVADTALQAKRAAELIEVAYEPLPVVNSPKDALLPNATLVHENLAVYEKIEHVYPEANTNIADRTKIRKGSMEEGWKISDVTIEADFSFSQSDHIAMETRCVIAEIRPDGYVVFTSATQSPYMIKKLMKDYFQLEEGKIIVNTPLVGGAYGGKVPLQLELIAYMVSAAVGGRPVKLLNTREEDMITSPVHIGLNAHIKLGATKDGQLTAAEILYVFDTGAYSDKGATISRAAAVTSTGPYHIDHLKCDSLCVYTNHPYVTAYRGFGHSELLFVFERAMDMLAKKLKMDPMELRMKNAILPGHTTPTQIRLNESTVGNLPNCIGTLKHLMQWNEGQVIQLNDGKVRAKGISCIWKTSTIDSEAGSGIILVFNGDGSVNIESGVVEIGMGTKTVLAQLLAEKLKIDINKIHVKMEVDTQTIPEHWKTVASRGTLMAGRALLKAADDVIVQLKDIASRVLMCSPDDLEVENEMVYVRDEPDIFIKIKDICHGYKYPHGYSIGAQVIGRGQYTLRHLTHLDHETGIGRPGPEYTVGAQGVEIEFDTRDYTYKILKAYSVIDAGKVLNMKLAEGQVMGAMEMGLNFGSSETFIFDEGGKVLNPRLRTYTPFRYGDHPEYIVSFVETPHIDSAYGARGLGEHGLIGMPAALANALSVASEVELNKLPLTPESIWMQKRGMNEN